In one window of uncultured Draconibacterium sp. DNA:
- a CDS encoding RagB/SusD family nutrient uptake outer membrane protein codes for MFKKIILLLVIVAIATTSCKEDFLETKPTDAISSNDALATAENMELILNGLHRLLYAQSQTLLSGGDSYRSGNHYWVPIGDNLAGGIIHSAPANNLGWQDEARWISHNQETSRTTKQLWYQRYHIIASTNAIINKAAEGTIPEDAKFKEILGQAYTYRAYAYLSLVQHYAKGYLIGNPASDPGVPLLFASEAPFTSEPRSTVKEIYDQCMSDINSAISYFDGATPRPTGNAYDKSQLNIDVAYGLKARIALNMGEWRTAADAAKLARKDYPIMDEDDWKSGFNTTLLPEVIWGSNVITTETTYFRSYFYLMSNTFNGSQVRNNPKIIDKRLYAQIPDTDYRKDLFLKDAPNSNTSASNKEGGWENNTNPLYTTEEEFDAEIDRLASVYGWTSSHNTHPYMHVKMRNKAPGTTDPDDIILMRSSEMYLIEAEAEAMLGNIEAAQAALKPLGEERDSAYDVMMYDTKEKLMEHIKFQRASELWGEGFLYTDKIRWDDEIDHAANGGSGASADLYQSGFQQAKPSVNDEWIFKIPQEEIDANPNLGPGDQN; via the coding sequence ATGTTTAAAAAGATAATTTTGTTACTTGTAATAGTAGCTATTGCAACAACATCGTGTAAGGAAGACTTTTTGGAAACAAAACCAACTGATGCTATTTCATCGAATGATGCTTTAGCAACTGCTGAAAATATGGAGCTGATCCTTAACGGTTTGCATCGTTTATTATATGCTCAATCACAAACTCTACTTTCCGGAGGAGATAGTTACAGATCAGGAAATCATTATTGGGTTCCTATAGGAGATAATTTAGCAGGAGGCATAATTCACAGTGCTCCGGCAAACAATTTGGGTTGGCAAGATGAAGCCAGATGGATTTCGCATAACCAGGAAACATCCAGGACAACCAAACAGTTGTGGTATCAGCGCTATCATATAATTGCAAGTACAAATGCAATTATAAATAAAGCCGCTGAAGGAACGATTCCTGAAGATGCAAAATTTAAAGAAATTTTAGGACAAGCATATACCTACAGAGCATATGCGTACCTTTCATTAGTTCAGCACTATGCTAAAGGATATCTAATTGGCAACCCTGCTTCTGATCCCGGTGTACCTTTGTTATTTGCTTCTGAAGCTCCTTTTACAAGTGAGCCCAGGTCTACAGTTAAAGAAATATATGACCAGTGTATGTCGGATATTAATAGTGCCATAAGTTATTTTGACGGTGCAACTCCAAGGCCAACCGGTAATGCATATGACAAATCTCAATTAAATATTGATGTAGCATATGGTTTAAAAGCTCGTATTGCATTAAATATGGGGGAATGGAGAACCGCAGCAGATGCAGCTAAATTAGCACGTAAAGATTACCCTATAATGGATGAAGATGATTGGAAATCTGGGTTTAATACAACACTCCTTCCTGAGGTTATTTGGGGAAGTAATGTTATTACTACTGAAACAACTTATTTTCGTTCTTACTTTTATTTGATGAGTAATACATTTAACGGAAGTCAGGTACGGAATAATCCTAAAATTATTGATAAGAGATTATACGCTCAAATTCCAGATACAGATTATAGAAAAGACCTGTTCTTAAAAGATGCTCCAAACTCAAATACTTCTGCATCAAATAAAGAAGGTGGCTGGGAAAACAATACTAATCCATTGTATACAACAGAAGAAGAATTTGACGCAGAAATTGACAGGCTTGCCAGTGTGTATGGTTGGACTTCCAGTCATAATACTCATCCGTATATGCACGTGAAAATGAGAAATAAAGCACCTGGAACTACAGACCCGGATGATATTATTTTAATGCGTTCTTCTGAAATGTATTTGATTGAAGCAGAAGCAGAAGCTATGTTGGGCAATATTGAAGCTGCGCAAGCTGCATTAAAACCATTAGGCGAAGAGCGTGACAGTGCTTATGATGTTATGATGTACGATACGAAAGAAAAATTAATGGAACACATTAAGTTTCAGAGAGCATCAGAATTATGGGGAGAAGGATTCCTTTATACCGATAAGATACGTTGGGATGACGAAATTGACCATGCTGCAAATGGTGGTTCTGGTGCTTCTGCAGATTTGTACCAAAGTGGGTTCCAACAGGCTAAACCATCAGTTAATGATGAGTGGATATTTAAAATTCCGCAAGAAGAAATTGATGCGAATCCAAACTTAGGTCCTGGCGATCAAAATTAA
- a CDS encoding carbohydrate-binding protein has product MKTFTYPEVILPNHLVGKAGSTIALLLAFIFLLPAWASAERIYPDMSVQISSGGSDYALTFTYSGAGVVSCTEAVVHRFDIYKNTDSNSSKTISGSGSKSSGTITYVAGPNNSGYWGLRYQESEDCSLAWCNCVEWVWSGYPRANSSGDRGSGYSVLTYAATAAIKSPTGITASDQEYFEKIILSWSKGTDIPNANTGYNIYRGTTTSNGTLVAQVAGDARTWTDNTIVPNDEYYYWVTTFTDDWGNHESPRNSSNAILGKAKTFTVNASDGTYTNRVKVEWDDLSEFAEELRIERSVPESNLKEELAILSKNAQAYSDDGAIPGYKHTYYVTPIHATRTFPTLNDDGYSKPNGTIKGTVKSVLSVGVEGVSVCAIPVTPNLPAGALTVPSGGYCTTTDVDGYYEIRNIYYYDEAEFIVVPYKDGPNGPHIFTPDTITRVLDLNSKLSSGANFTDESVFSMAGRAVYPKSTAAECGVPEVEILINGESRGIFTDANGDWSYAIQEEGDYTFTPEFLHHTFENPSGQPSTSFFVAGDSLNINFTDTQTDTIFVKVQTGCETPVADSVKIQLTSPGNCFNTSYYTDANGLLTIPDLPAREYDVQVIEIDPVNSNIFDQIGNKPIRIDLTLRDTADMVVERDSLDITPADTIFLPNGTTSITPADTTIITATDTTRGEVVPEADFIYHSPLDIQVDFTDAGAQVVNCSSGAITLMQQNDTYTLVFEVNESMGDCPVNEGHLRIFDFVADRGDAPIEVPIVNGFAVYTTQAGLPEIAESAEHNHEKLLYVVPEVGFLDATPQEYWIMVEGVKTQAPSFITKSPEMPMLVLHDPPGDNSYSYVQEGKSYKSFNTFEMLVGGEAGLYANLLIGAKVITPFSSNGFGTQIKFSAVAGRDNFNRSGVETTITFNETFSTSDLENLTGNDGDVYIGASFNQEYALADELTFNTATCQAEIKTVPTIDVTGFATTFVYTETHIKNTLLPTIGTLRSALISGRDTSLLSPEEKMQANQLLADSLHWEEVLAQNDLNRGEDAVFKENISFSAGAPYTNEYTTDTTNSASYEYSAFINTELAAGIKIDNESGAWFDSEIGVMAKFRWANTFNQGNDTTYSRTVGYILSDNDIGDFFSVDILEDKAYGVPAFNLKLGTSSCPHEPGTQPRDDARITVYPPQINNVPIGGQAVFTANLLNESQSRETREYHVKVVSTTNPDGAIVKLGGTLITNGGASYFLQYNQTANIALTVERGPMASTYDSIGIMMYPPCEYSLWEDGGNVTSGDTAWIFVDFQSECSNVALHLPGDNWLVNSNNNNKLDVAFTGYDRNNENLQSITLQYKRQGEGWIDDITIERDSLLQNFYDYEFDVSGLTDGNYSLRAKAFCGIEGGISYSSEQSGIIDRSSIAPYGTPSPADGYLRYGQEISVVFDKDINCNFESYSGEAPNIRLYLEDSTEIPIMVQCSQNADGIILVPNDDLFAQPSLEGKRVYAVVEGIQDISGNIQKYKTEWSFLVNVSPVSWNPEEVHMTAEETELVVLSANLDNSANISKSFTIEEYPDWLVPSVTSASVLGGNSFTLQFHVVEDLLPGFYEGEVTAVIDGSPEVLQVSLELYAEEIDWSVNHPDFQYNMNIVAQFSSDDSDENLSTGLRDKIAAYVDGELRGIGNIMYVPELSKYAAFITISGNLAGENGSLLEAEDYVDDLSVQDITFTEDGKTYDATRFKKNNWIDFDIYATKAGNFSAEFKAAGNKAGDVDVFVDGNLVATFAVPANGGSYDVYTTQFQVPADEHTLRIQSNGAEFDLDWINFPEYHVRNQHTTEVIKFRMWDGLNGIEYGAIEELTFFNDGVVGNVEEPFILHPAGGIQQRMLAKGWNWISVNKQSDDMSVGKVFESLTPPTSLNDITLKSQSGYSQFSQLTGWQGTLSDVDIKTGYMIFLSAHGDTLSLIGNEPESDVSIPLNPKWNWIGYPKSEILPIDDVLEQLSAGPGDVIKSQYEYGEYNQSTDSWVGDLKFFHPGLGYKLFVGNSDNITIMKSGDTEELFLKHEYNMTLTAIVDFGEFPTSDRYRIQTYINDQLRGDVPLSYLNPIDEYMAFAMVYGDRSDIGETVKTVLWDEYNQKQIELVSPELNFTIDKINGTVDNPVILSIAEDELLPADEGQYNFKNYPNPFRSNTTIQYTIPEDTHVMLTVTNSVGKEIRRIVDVEQIAGHYSFTFDANELADGIYYCTLKTNDFIQTRKLILLKK; this is encoded by the coding sequence ATGAAAACATTTACTTATCCGGAAGTAATACTTCCCAACCATTTAGTCGGGAAAGCCGGCAGCACTATTGCTTTGTTGCTGGCTTTTATTTTTCTGCTGCCTGCTTGGGCAAGCGCAGAGAGGATCTATCCCGATATGTCGGTTCAGATTTCATCGGGCGGATCAGACTATGCACTCACCTTCACCTATAGCGGTGCTGGAGTTGTTAGTTGTACCGAAGCTGTTGTTCACAGGTTTGATATCTATAAAAACACTGATAGCAACAGTTCAAAAACGATTAGTGGTAGCGGCAGTAAATCCAGCGGTACCATTACTTATGTGGCAGGTCCAAATAATTCAGGATACTGGGGCTTACGTTATCAGGAATCTGAAGACTGTAGTTTGGCCTGGTGTAACTGTGTGGAATGGGTATGGAGTGGTTATCCCAGAGCAAACAGTTCAGGCGACAGAGGTAGCGGATATAGTGTTTTAACGTACGCAGCTACCGCTGCAATAAAATCTCCTACCGGAATAACTGCCTCTGATCAGGAATATTTTGAAAAGATTATTTTGAGCTGGTCGAAAGGAACAGATATTCCGAATGCTAATACCGGTTACAATATTTACAGGGGAACGACGACCAGTAACGGAACATTAGTTGCACAGGTTGCCGGAGATGCTCGCACCTGGACAGATAATACAATTGTTCCAAACGATGAATATTATTACTGGGTAACCACCTTTACCGATGATTGGGGAAATCATGAATCACCAAGAAATAGTTCTAATGCCATCCTTGGAAAAGCAAAAACTTTTACTGTTAATGCATCCGACGGAACGTATACTAACCGTGTGAAAGTAGAGTGGGACGACCTGTCTGAATTTGCAGAGGAATTGCGTATTGAGCGCAGTGTACCGGAAAGCAACCTAAAGGAAGAGCTGGCGATTTTAAGCAAAAACGCCCAGGCATACAGCGACGATGGTGCCATTCCTGGTTACAAGCATACCTATTATGTAACACCAATTCACGCAACACGCACCTTCCCTACCCTTAACGATGATGGATACTCGAAACCAAACGGAACGATAAAAGGTACCGTTAAGTCGGTGTTAAGTGTTGGAGTAGAAGGAGTGAGTGTTTGTGCGATTCCGGTAACACCAAATTTACCGGCCGGAGCACTAACCGTTCCCTCGGGAGGATATTGTACCACAACGGATGTTGACGGGTATTACGAGATACGTAACATTTATTATTACGATGAAGCTGAATTTATCGTAGTGCCTTACAAAGACGGACCAAACGGACCTCATATTTTTACTCCCGATACCATAACCCGAGTACTCGATCTGAATTCGAAATTGAGTTCGGGCGCCAACTTTACCGATGAGAGTGTTTTCTCAATGGCCGGTAGAGCTGTGTATCCCAAATCAACCGCAGCCGAATGTGGTGTGCCTGAAGTTGAAATTCTGATTAACGGAGAAAGCCGGGGAATATTTACTGATGCCAACGGCGATTGGAGTTATGCCATACAGGAAGAAGGAGATTATACCTTTACTCCCGAGTTTTTGCATCATACATTCGAAAATCCATCGGGACAACCTTCAACCTCGTTCTTTGTAGCCGGCGATTCATTGAACATCAATTTTACCGATACACAAACCGATACCATTTTTGTGAAAGTACAAACCGGGTGCGAAACACCGGTGGCCGATTCAGTGAAAATACAACTTACTTCGCCGGGCAACTGTTTTAATACCAGTTATTATACCGATGCAAATGGGTTACTAACCATTCCGGATCTTCCGGCACGCGAATACGATGTGCAGGTAATTGAAATTGATCCGGTGAATTCGAACATATTTGACCAAATTGGTAATAAACCAATTCGTATCGACCTTACCTTACGGGATACGGCAGATATGGTTGTTGAGCGCGATAGCTTGGATATCACGCCGGCAGATACCATTTTCCTGCCCAACGGCACAACGAGTATTACTCCTGCCGACACTACAATTATTACAGCTACCGATACAACAAGGGGCGAAGTGGTTCCCGAGGCTGATTTTATTTACCATTCACCACTTGATATCCAGGTTGATTTTACCGATGCAGGAGCACAAGTAGTGAATTGTAGCAGCGGAGCGATTACCTTAATGCAACAAAATGACACTTATACCCTGGTTTTTGAAGTGAATGAGTCGATGGGCGATTGCCCGGTAAATGAGGGACATTTGCGCATATTTGACTTTGTTGCCGACCGTGGAGATGCGCCAATAGAGGTACCTATTGTAAACGGTTTTGCAGTTTATACCACACAAGCCGGATTACCCGAAATTGCTGAAAGTGCCGAGCACAATCATGAAAAACTATTGTATGTCGTTCCTGAAGTTGGTTTTTTAGATGCGACTCCGCAGGAATACTGGATAATGGTTGAAGGTGTTAAAACTCAGGCGCCGTCATTTATTACAAAATCGCCCGAAATGCCAATGTTGGTACTACACGACCCTCCCGGAGATAACAGTTATTCATACGTTCAGGAAGGTAAATCATACAAAAGTTTTAATACATTCGAGATGCTTGTAGGCGGAGAAGCAGGACTTTATGCCAACCTGTTGATAGGAGCAAAAGTAATCACTCCTTTTTCAAGTAATGGATTTGGAACACAAATTAAATTTAGTGCGGTAGCCGGAAGGGATAATTTCAACCGCAGTGGTGTAGAAACCACAATCACCTTCAATGAAACTTTTTCAACTTCCGATTTGGAGAATCTTACCGGAAATGATGGTGATGTTTACATTGGTGCATCGTTTAACCAGGAATATGCGCTGGCAGACGAACTGACCTTTAATACGGCAACATGCCAGGCCGAGATAAAAACTGTTCCGACCATTGATGTAACCGGCTTTGCGACTACTTTTGTTTATACCGAAACGCACATTAAGAACACTCTGCTTCCAACTATCGGCACACTGAGGAGTGCCTTGATTTCAGGTCGCGATACAAGTCTGCTATCTCCAGAGGAAAAAATGCAGGCTAACCAGTTACTTGCTGATAGTTTGCACTGGGAGGAAGTGTTGGCACAAAATGATTTAAACAGAGGAGAAGATGCTGTATTTAAAGAGAATATTTCATTTAGTGCCGGTGCCCCTTATACCAACGAATATACCACCGACACAACAAATTCTGCATCGTACGAATACTCTGCATTCATAAATACAGAATTAGCTGCAGGAATAAAAATTGACAATGAATCCGGTGCCTGGTTCGATAGCGAGATCGGGGTTATGGCAAAGTTCAGATGGGCAAACACCTTTAATCAGGGAAACGATACCACTTACTCCCGAACCGTTGGATATATTTTATCCGACAACGATATTGGCGATTTCTTTAGTGTCGATATCCTGGAGGATAAAGCCTATGGTGTACCTGCATTCAACCTGAAACTAGGGACTTCAAGTTGCCCGCACGAACCCGGGACACAACCGCGTGATGATGCGCGTATCACTGTGTATCCACCACAAATCAACAATGTACCAATCGGTGGGCAGGCGGTATTTACAGCCAATTTGTTAAACGAAAGCCAGAGTCGGGAAACCCGCGAATATCACGTAAAAGTAGTTTCTACCACAAATCCCGACGGAGCGATTGTGAAGTTGGGTGGTACGCTTATCACCAATGGTGGAGCTTCTTATTTTCTGCAATACAACCAAACAGCAAACATTGCACTTACCGTTGAACGGGGACCGATGGCATCCACTTACGATTCGATTGGTATTATGATGTATCCGCCGTGTGAATATTCACTCTGGGAGGATGGCGGCAATGTTACTAGCGGCGATACGGCCTGGATATTTGTCGACTTCCAGAGCGAATGCTCAAATGTGGCTCTGCACTTGCCGGGCGATAACTGGTTGGTGAACAGCAATAATAATAACAAACTGGATGTGGCTTTCACTGGCTACGACCGGAACAACGAAAACCTGCAAAGTATAACCCTTCAGTATAAACGTCAGGGTGAAGGCTGGATTGATGATATAACTATTGAACGTGATTCACTACTGCAGAACTTTTATGATTACGAGTTTGATGTTTCCGGTCTTACGGATGGTAATTACAGCTTGCGTGCGAAAGCTTTCTGCGGAATCGAAGGTGGGATTTCCTATTCTTCCGAACAGTCAGGAATTATCGACCGTTCGTCCATTGCTCCTTACGGAACGCCTTCGCCGGCCGATGGCTACCTGCGTTACGGGCAAGAAATAAGTGTTGTTTTCGATAAAGACATCAACTGTAACTTTGAAAGTTATTCAGGAGAAGCACCTAATATCCGCCTTTACCTTGAAGATTCCACGGAAATTCCAATAATGGTTCAGTGTTCTCAAAATGCAGATGGAATTATCCTGGTTCCAAACGACGATCTTTTTGCACAACCATCGCTCGAGGGGAAACGTGTTTATGCCGTAGTAGAAGGAATTCAGGACATTTCTGGGAATATACAGAAATACAAAACCGAGTGGTCGTTCCTGGTGAATGTAAGCCCGGTGTCGTGGAATCCTGAAGAAGTTCACATGACAGCAGAGGAAACGGAACTGGTGGTACTGAGTGCAAATCTTGATAACAGCGCCAACATAAGTAAATCGTTTACCATTGAGGAGTACCCTGACTGGCTGGTGCCTTCGGTAACTTCTGCATCGGTTTTAGGTGGAAATAGTTTCACCCTTCAGTTCCATGTGGTTGAAGATTTGTTACCCGGATTTTATGAGGGAGAAGTTACGGCCGTAATCGATGGTTCGCCCGAAGTACTCCAGGTATCGCTTGAGCTGTATGCTGAAGAGATCGACTGGAGTGTAAACCACCCCGATTTCCAGTACAATATGAACATTGTTGCTCAGTTTAGTTCTGACGATAGCGACGAAAACCTGTCGACCGGATTACGCGATAAGATTGCGGCCTATGTTGATGGCGAATTGCGCGGCATTGGCAACATCATGTATGTTCCAGAACTCAGCAAATACGCTGCATTTATTACTATTTCGGGAAATCTGGCAGGCGAAAACGGAAGTTTGCTCGAAGCCGAGGATTACGTGGATGACCTGAGTGTGCAGGACATTACATTTACCGAAGATGGCAAGACGTATGATGCCACACGTTTTAAGAAAAATAACTGGATCGATTTCGACATTTACGCCACCAAAGCAGGTAATTTCAGTGCTGAATTCAAAGCTGCTGGTAATAAAGCCGGCGATGTCGACGTCTTTGTGGACGGGAATTTGGTTGCAACTTTTGCAGTGCCCGCGAATGGAGGTTCCTATGACGTGTACACCACTCAGTTCCAGGTTCCGGCCGATGAGCATACACTGCGCATTCAGTCGAACGGTGCTGAGTTTGATCTCGACTGGATTAATTTCCCCGAGTATCATGTTCGGAATCAACATACCACTGAAGTCATTAAATTCAGAATGTGGGATGGTTTAAATGGTATTGAATACGGAGCCATTGAAGAACTCACCTTCTTTAACGACGGTGTGGTTGGAAACGTGGAAGAGCCTTTCATTTTGCATCCGGCCGGAGGTATTCAGCAAAGAATGCTGGCAAAAGGATGGAACTGGATTTCGGTGAATAAACAAAGTGACGACATGAGTGTAGGCAAAGTTTTTGAGAGCCTAACACCACCAACTTCACTAAACGATATTACCCTGAAATCACAGTCGGGATATTCGCAGTTTAGTCAGCTTACCGGCTGGCAGGGAACACTCTCCGATGTTGATATCAAAACAGGATATATGATATTCCTGAGTGCTCATGGCGACACGCTGAGCCTGATTGGAAATGAACCCGAATCGGATGTAAGTATTCCTTTAAATCCGAAGTGGAACTGGATTGGATATCCAAAATCAGAGATCTTACCTATTGATGATGTGTTGGAGCAGCTTTCGGCAGGTCCGGGAGATGTAATTAAAAGTCAGTACGAATACGGCGAATACAATCAAAGCACCGATTCGTGGGTCGGCGATCTGAAATTCTTCCATCCGGGGCTGGGTTATAAGTTGTTTGTTGGCAATAGCGACAACATTACAATAATGAAATCGGGAGATACAGAAGAGCTTTTCCTGAAGCACGAGTATAACATGACACTGACTGCGATTGTTGATTTTGGAGAATTTCCAACATCCGACAGGTACAGGATTCAAACCTATATCAACGACCAACTGCGTGGCGATGTTCCACTTTCGTACCTGAATCCGATAGACGAATACATGGCATTTGCTATGGTTTACGGCGACCGTTCAGATATTGGAGAAACGGTTAAAACAGTGCTGTGGGATGAATACAACCAGAAACAAATTGAACTGGTTTCGCCTGAGCTAAACTTTACTATCGATAAAATTAATGGTACGGTTGATAATCCGGTTATTCTTTCGATAGCCGAAGACGAACTACTTCCGGCGGATGAAGGACAGTACAACTTTAAGAACTATCCAAATCCTTTCCGAAGTAATACCACTATTCAGTACACAATTCCGGAAGATACGCACGTTATGCTGACGGTAACAAATTCTGTTGGTAAAGAAATCAGGCGTATTGTCGATGTGGAACAAATCGCAGGGCACTATAGCTTTACCTTCGATGCGAACGAACTGGCTGATGGTATTTATTATTGTACACTTAAAACAAATGACTTTATACAGACCAGAAAACTGATTCTGTTAAAGAAATAG